ACATTGGCTGAACTACATGATGTCTTTGTTTTTCCACAGGAAAATACGACTTGAGCTACATTGACCCTGTAGTCATAGGCAGAGGTGTCTTTGAGGTTATCAATGGCTTCATGTGTAAAGTGACGGACGCCATACAAGACATTCTTTGTAGTGTTTTGGACACTTTTTTGGATACTGTGAAAGGTATATATCCGTCATGTTTGGGCAAGAATGTCTCTGTGATGTTGTGGTTGGACTGCGTCATGTAAAGTCAGGAGCAAAAAATTTGTTGTTTCATTTAAACAGTACCAAAAATGACACAGTAACAGACTAAACCTTGACTGGAATGCACTTCCTTTAAAATCGTAGTATTTAGTATGAgatagtctgctaaatgactaaaactaTGTGTTAATGGTACTTCTAAACAGCTGCTCTTCAATGGGTGGGCTTTAACCCCATGATAATCGTGGAGACTGTCTCTGAATGGATGAGCCCACTTTGGGCATACTTATGGAACCTACTGCAAGGTAAAATGCAGTAGAACTTAGTGTAACTTTCTTAAATttagtttaaaaaaagttttctcCTTCCACTATATTTTTGTAACCTTCAAAACTTTCTATAACCttcaaaaacacaatttgcGTCAGTTTACTTTGACTACAATTAAAGTGTTTAAGGTGTTTTGTTCCACCGGCACATAACTTTCGGTTTGAATTCCATCCTGGGTTTTTCAGGCATCCTAGATGTGAAGTTCAGTCCCATGACGGTTCTCACTAGAACAGTGGACATAATCATTGAGCAGAAGAACATTCTTGTGGACTACCTCTCCCACTTGCTAATGGGAGACCAAGGTATTGTTTTGCCTTTGACTTTCCTTCAACGAacaacagtgtgtctgtgtgtaaatctatattgtatactgtacaagCAAAGAATGGAAAGCTTTACCGAATTTAGAGCTTGTTTAGAAGGAGATTTATACTTGCTATGGGATGACTTTTCATGAGGGCAGAAGCTAACCTGCTGATATTTCCAAGGGGTCATTCCAGACATATCCTTTGACCCGATGCAAGTGGTCACAGATGCCATGGTGGAGATCACAGACAAGAGGAACACATTTCTGGCTTATCTGTCAAACATGATCATGGATGACAAAGGTATATTCTTCACCAGATTACAATATTATTGATAATTGAATGTTGGTATGTCTTTTCTGGGGGTTAGTGGATGTTGTTAATTAATTCAACTGCTTCTTAAAACATCCACTTACCTCGAAACCCCTTCCCCCGTGCCACATGACACCATTCAGTTACAAAGCAATTCCTGTTAGTAATGTGAGTCGTAATGTTTTAACAATATTGACCTATATTAGTTAcgtggtagttaatgtaaccttaatgtagaGTGTTGCCAATGTCTGTTCACTTACTGTAGGTGAATCTACACCATCTGAGATACATCTTATTAGGAGGAAAGGTCAGTAGTATTAATTGCTTTTTTTCTAGCCTTGTTTTGGTATTAGTATTTGATCTAGACACATATCCTCGTAAAATGTTTTCTTGATTCTGCATATATCCACTGATTATTGTCTCTTTATCCAATCCAAGGAGAGTTTCTACCACCTTTGGAAAAAGGTAAGCACTGTTATTTGCCCAGTTTATGACAAAGTTTTACAAAACTTGCATTTGCCATAGATAATTTGGAATCGATCAATAGAAGTTATTTCTTATAGTTGGTTTGGTTAGATTGGTTTGGTTGTCCTGTTTGTGGCAGTTACATCACAATGAATGAAGAGTTGTGTTTGCCATCACATTTGCTGTCAAACATATTTTTATCTATTTAAGACTGAACTTGCATATACCGTACATTACTGATCAAATTCTATTTTCATTCATCACTACACATGACTGCATGGGCAAACATCTGTGAACCAAGTCAATTAATCCCTTTCTGTTTAATTTAGTGTGAAATCATAAATACGTCAAGGCATGgtcattattttatgttaatgccGTGGTACAAACAATATAATAAACACATGACTGTGTGGTTTTTGACTTGTTGACTGCATATGTTATGTTTCATTTCTGTCGCAGTTTGTTCATTAAAAAACGGTTTTGTGATAATCTTCTGGCATTCCATGATTTCTGCACTCATTTGCACTGACATTGGTGTGCATATCAGTATTAGAGTGTACTGCATGAAAGGTCTTTGTGAAATGTGAACCTGGAATTGCATTTCTCCTCATGTCTTCACATCGCTGTTCCCACTCCAGCATTTTTCCAGCAACTTCTCTTTAACTTACTGATGAGTGACACCTGTTGTGTTGGATGGAATGTATTTCTTATATATCTTTTCCTTGGAATCTTTCATTTGTTCCCGCAATACTGCCACATGTGGTATGCATACAGTACGTTCTCTACGACTAACTTTACAAAGGATCGTGTACATAGGTGTCCACGGTTACCATATTCACCTCCCTCCATAAATTCAGTGTCCTAAACCCTGTGTTTGCATCTGCAACCTCTCACCTGTGACGAATGCTAATGGTGTTGTGTGGGGAGTGATAGAAACCAGTGACAGATAAAATGACTTGATGACACAGTTGCAGAACTGACACACACCAAAGAAGAGGACAAGATCAGTGTTCCTTCAGAGACGGAGAAGGAGAAATACGATGCAGCATCCATGGAGGATGtgaaagaggcagaggaggaccatggtatttaaaaaatatatgtttactTGATATACTAATTTGGCTTGTATCGACGAGAATCAGCTTCTGACAAGATATAGAACATGCTTGAGTAAGACACTCAATGTTTTCCTATTACGTCACTGATGTAGACAAAGATGATGAAGGAAATAGAGATCATGGAGAACCACTGGATGAAGAAGTCTCTGATGGTGGCGGCATGGAGGCAGAGTTGCAGGAAGAGGATGCCGACGAGACCAAGAACACGGAACATAAGCAGAAGAGGAATGTCCGCATAACCTACGAGAGGGTACGAAGAATAGGCTCAAAGGCCCACTTGAAAAAGGATAAAGAGCAACCAGAAGAGACAGATCATCAAGTCaaggtagaggaagagaagatagaaggagaggtggtggaagaagagaaggaaccACAGGAGGAGGCCCAACCCTTAGAGAAGGCTGTTGAGGCAGAAGATGACCATCAGGatgaaggaagagaagaaactaagaaacaggaggaggagaaagagaagactgGGGATCTTCATTTCAAACACCAGGTGGTATTAGAAGCTGGTGGTGACCAGGAACAGGACATGACAGGCATTGAACAAGATAAGGAAGGAGAGCAGGCTGTCGTAGAAGaggcagaagaggagaaggaggcaaaggagcagaagaaagaggaaaagcCTGGGAAGGAAGAggcaaaggaggaggaggaaccagCAAATGAagaggtgaaagaggaggagaaggaagagcaaCCAGTGAAGGAAGACAAGGCTGCCATAGAAGaagtggtggagaaggaggagctgaagaaggagaagaaagaagaagagccTGCAAAGGAAGaggtgatgatggaggaggaggatccaATGAAGGAAGAGGTCtcaaaggaggaggaagaaaaggtggaggtgaagagggagaaggaagagaaggataaggagatagaggaagaagagaaacatGAGCCAGTGAATGAAGAGGATGATCACGTCGTCCTGACAACTGAAAAGCTTGATGCTGTTGACATCATGACTGGTATTGCatctgaagaggaggaggaagaaaaggaaacAACACCTCCTGTTACTGATGATGAAGATTACTCTGACATCATTGATGATgatgaaaacaacaacaacagcgaaAGCAAGAAAACAGAACCCAAACGGAAGAGGAATGTCCATATTCCTTATGAGCGAATAAGGAGTATCGGATCAAGGGCCCATCTCAAACTTGATGAAGAGGCCCCCAAGGTGGAAGATTACCAAGGCAAAGACACAAAGGATGACAAAGGTATAtagattttatataaaaaattgATAATTGAATGAGCAAAGATGATCAAAGATTGTCAAAGATTGTGCAGTAGTACaaatggtgagtgtgtgaacaAATGAAAGCATGCATTTTTGTTACCCATCTGTAACATTTGTTTCCAAGGAAAGTTGTTAATCTTAAATGGCTGTCAGTAGCATAGCTATGCTAGTTTTGGTGACAAGttagttaaaataaatatttgttttgACTGTTGAGTTTGCGCAACTAACATTTTGGACTTGACGTTTTAGTGCATACACTTACAAATGTTTATTTCAAAGATTAAAGTGTAAAAAGGCTCAACATGATATATTTAATATCAGTGTTAGCCATTTTCATGTTTGGGACATGACATTCTAATATGACCTATAAATAGAACATTAGTTAAATATGAGTTCTGAGTTGGAATCTTTCCACGAAAATCCATGAGCTTACTGTCCAACCTTTAATGGTTCATGACATAGTTTTCTCAGACAATTAATAAAGTATACTGTAAATTTGACTAAATCATTACAGAATTGTTTTGATTGAGAGTCGTATAGTGACTTTGATTACCTAGgtcgtttttttaaacaaaatattattttaCCTGTGGTGTGAATAACAGAAGGGAAACAACATCTTGGATGAAACCTTGAAGTACACACATAGCCTTTCAAAAGCTACAGTGTTGTGTTCATCCAGTGTCTTgacacactgcaaaaaaaaatgttttatcacTCAGAACAACCCCACTTTGCAACACTACTGTGCCAAATACAGCAGCATCCAATCCAATAGCTGCAATATGATTTATGAACTTCAaatcaatttattttattttttatcacagtTCCTTGTCATATTTTATGTGTATTCATATACTACAGTAACATTGATGTGATTACTATGGAATTTAACTATAATAGTTGATGCCTTAAGTATCCTTTAACTTTGTATGCATGTACTTCGAATGATTCCCAGAACTACATGGTTATTATATCACCTAACCCTGCCTATGGTTAGAATCAGCAGAGTTCTTCTGCTGAATAAACGTACATGTATGTTATGTAGTTCTCAGGGAATCAACAGAAAGACGAGCAAAACAAGAGGTAGAGGAGGTTCTTAAAGGTAAGAAAGACTAGTTTCCCCATTTCATGACAAAAGCTGCAGTGCCAAAATATTTTTCATCTGATACCAAACACATGTATTATCTTATGGTGTTTGTTGTTGCTTATAGATCTCAGGGCTGCACAGGTCAGAAAATTGGAGAGAGTGCAAAGGAGGAAAGAGaatgaagagaaaaaagagaaacctGTGAAACTCGAGAGAAAgtctgagaaagagaaggaggaagagcttTCTGAGGAAAAGATTGAAGAGGCTAAGACCAGTGTGAAAAAGGCAGAAAAGCTACAGCCTAAAGGTAATATGCTGTACCTTGGCATTTTCTACTGTATTAAAGTGTCTTTCAGGATGCTATGAGATTTCTGCTGCATATGCTATACATGATGTTGTGCAGCACTGTGGACAAGTAATCCAAGTGTCATATTACACTTAATTTAATGACTTGTCCGTTGCTTTGCTTATACAGGATGTGCTGCTGCATGCACTTCCAGTCCACTTCCATTTTTAACATTATGaatcacatgacacacacacacacagacacatacaaacacatgtacacacacaaatacactggcacataatttatttttaaacaatGTTTGTTATTTCATAAAACAGATGAACTTCTGAAGAAGTCTGCCGAAGAAATAAAAGCAGTGAACGAGACTGGGCCTCTGAGGAGGAGATTTGCTCACCAGACTAAAATTACAGGTGGGCCGTCAAGACACTGTGTGGAAATACAATCATGTTTGACGTGAGCTAGGACTGAAATTGAGTAGGCCTACGTACGGTACATCATGTCAATAAATGTACTTAATTGTTATTTAAAGTTAAAATAAAATCAAAAACTGAAAAGGAGATGGAGGATGTTGTTGGACAACTTTTTGCATATCTATTCCATCACATTTTATCTATGTATTGTTATTTTCATGCGTGTCAATTCATTACTGTCCTCTGCTTAAACTACAGCCACTGAACCCAAGATGACAGTCAAGGAGTTGAAGGATGTGAAGGCCTACAAAACAGAGTCTGACAAGAAAGAGGTGAAGTCCGAGATGGAAGCCATCAAGATTGATGAGGAGGTGAAGCCAGAGAAAAAAGTGTTTGGCAAAAAAGTGGTAAAGGCCAAAAAGGAGGTTGAGGCCAAAGTGACATCAGAGAAAATAGAGGCTCACAAAAAAGAGACCAAGGCTGACAAGAAAGAGGTGAAGCCCGAGAAGGAAGCCATCAAGACTGATAAGGAGGTGAAGGCAGAGAAAGAAATGGTTGACAAAAAAGAGGTAAAGGCCGAAAAGGAGGTTGAGGCCAAGGTGACATCAGAGAAAATAGAGGCTCACAAAAAAGAGACCAAGGCTGACAAGAAAGAAGTGAAGCCCGAGAAGGAAGCCATCAAGACTGATGAGGAGGTGAAGCCAGAGAAAAAGGTGTTTGGCAAAAAAGTGGTAAAGGCCGAAAAGGAGGTTGAGGCCAAGGTGACATCAGAGAAAATAGAGGCTCACAAAAAAGAGACCAAGGCTGACAAGAAAGAGGTGAAGTCCGAGACGGAAGCCATCAAGACTGATAAGGAGGTGAAGGCAGAGAAAAAAGTGTTTGGCAAAAAAGTGGTAAAGGCCGAAAAGAAGGTTGAGGCCAAGGTGACATCAGAGAAAATAGAGGCTCACAAAAAAGAGACCATGGCTGACAAGAAAGAGGTGAAACCCGAGAAGGAAGCCATCAAGACTGATGAGGAGGTGAAGCCAGAGAAAAAGGTGTTTGGCAAAAAAGTGGTAAAGGCCGAAAAGGAGGTTGAGGCCAAGGTGACATCAGAGAAAATAGAGGCTCACAAAAAAGAGACCAAGGCTGACAAGAAAGAGGTGAAGCCCGAGAAGGAAGCCATCAagactgaggaggaggtgaagccaGAGAAAAAAGTGGTTGACAAAAAAGAGGTAAAGGCCGAAAAGGAGGTTGAGGCCAAGGTGACATCAGAGAAAATAGAGGCTCACAAAAAAGAGACCAAGGCTGACAAGAAAGAGGTGAAGTCCGAGACGGAAGCCATCAAGACTGATAAGGAGGTGAAGGCAGAGAAAAAAGTGTTTGGCAAAAAAGTGGTAAAGGCCGAAAAGGAGGTTGAGGCCAAGGTGAcatcagagaaaaaagaggcTCACAAAAAAGAGATTGAGgctgaaaagaaagaaatgaagcCTGAGAAGGAAGCCATCAAGACTGAGGACGAGGTGAAGGCAGAGAAAAAAGTGGTTGACAAAAAAGTGGTAAAGGCCGAAAAGGAGGTTGAGGCCAAGGTGACATCAGAGAAAATAGAGGCTCACAAAAAAGAGACCATGGCTGACAAGAAAGAGGTGAAACCCGAGAAGGAAGCCATCAAGACTGATGAGGAGGTGAAGCCAGAGAAAAAGGTTTTTGGCAAAAAAGTGGTAAAGGCCGAAAAGGAGGTTGAGGCCAAGGTGACATCAGAGAAAATAGAGGCTCACAAAAAAGAGACCAAGGCTGACAAGAAAGAGGTGAAGCCCGAGAAGGAAGCCATCAagactgaggaggaggtgaatcCAGAGAAAAAAGTGGTTGACAAAAAAGAGGTAAAGGCCGAAAAGGAGGTTGAGGCCAAGGTGACATCAGAGAAAATAGAGGCTCACAAAAAAGAGACCAAGGCTGATAAGAAAGAGGTGAAGCACGAGAAGGAAGCCATCAAGACTGATAAGGAGGTGAAGGCAGAGAAAAAAGTGGTTGACAAAAAAGAGGTAAAGGCCGAAAAGGAGGTTGAGGCCAAGGTGACATCAGAGAAAATAGAGGCTCACAAAAAAGAGACCATGGCTGACAAGAAAGAGGTGAAGTCCGAGACGGAAGCCATCAAGACTGATGAGGAGGTGAAGGCAGAGAAAAAAGTGTTTGGCAAAAAAGTGGTAAAGGCCGAAAAGGAGGTTGAGGCCAAGGTGACATCAGAGAAAATAGAGGCTCACAAAAAAGAGACCATGGCTGACAAGAAAGAGGTGAAACCCGAGAAGGAAGCCATCAAGACTGATGAGGAGGTGAAGCCAGAGAAAAAGGTGTTTGGCAAAAAAGTGGTAAAGGCCGAAAAGGAGGTTGAGGCCAAGGTGACATCAGAGAAAATAGAGGCTCACAAAAAAGAGACCAAGGCTGACAAGAAAGAGGTGAAGCCCGAGAAGGAAGCCATCAAGACTGATGAGGAGGTGAAGCCAGAGAAAAAGGTGTTTGGCAAAAAAGTGGTAAAGGCCGAAAAGGAGGCTGAGGCCAAGGTGACATCAGAGAAAATAGAGGCTGACAAAAAAGAGACCAAGGCTGACAAGAAAGAGGTGAAGCCCGAGAAGGAAGCCATCAAGACTGATAAGGAGGTGAAGGCAGAGAAAAAAGTGGTTGACAAAAAAGTGGTAAAGGCCGAAAAGGAGGTTGAGGCCAAGGTGACATCAGAGAAAATAGAGGCTCACAAAAAAGAGACCAAGGCTGACAAGAAAGAAGTGAAGCCCGAGAAGGAAGCCATCAAGACTGATAAGGATTTGAAGGCAGAGAAAAAAGTGGTTGACAAAAAAGAGGTAAAGGCCGAAAAGGAGGTTGAGGCCAAGGTGACATCAGAGAAAATAGAGGCTCACAAAAAAGAGACCAAGGCTGACAAGAAAGAGGTGAAGCCCGAGAAGGAAGCCATCAAGACTGATGAGGAGGTGAAGCCAGAGAAAAAGGTGTTTGGCAAAAAAGTGGTAAAGGCCGAAAAGGAGGTTGAGGCCAAGGTGACATCAGAGAAAATAGAGGCTCACAAAAAAGAGATCAAGGCTGACAAGAAAGAAGTGAAGCCCGAGAAGGAAGCCATCAAGACTGATAAGGATTTGAAGGCAGAGAAAAAAGTGGTTGACAAAAAAGAGGTAAAGGCCGAAAAGGAGGTTGAGGCCAAGGTGACATCAGAGAAAATAGAGGCTCACAAAAAAGAGACCAAGGCTGACAAGAAAGAGGTGAAGCCCGAGAAGGAAGCCATCAAGACTGATGAGGAGGTGAAGCCAGAGAAAAAGGTGTTTGGCAAAAAAGTGGTAAAGGCCGAAAAGGAGGTTGAGGCCAAGGTGACATCAGAGAAAATAGAGGCTCACAAAAAAGAGACCAAGGCTGACAAGAAAGAAGTGAAGCCTGAGAAGGAAGCCATCAAGACTGATAAGGAGGTGAAGGCAGAGAAAAAAGTGGTTGACAAAAAAGAGGTAAAAGCCGAAAAGGAGGTTGAGGCCATCAAGGAGTCAAAATCCATTAAGGTAGTTAAGCCCAAAGTGACAGCAGAGAAAAAAGAGGGTGACAAAAGAGAGGTGAAGGCCGACAAGAAGCCGGTGAAGGCTGAAAAGGAGGTGATGCCCAAGAAAAAACAAGCTGACCAAAAAGAGGTGAAGGTTGAGATGAAGGAGGTGAGGGCCGAGAAGGAGGGGAAAGTCCCAAAAGGGTCGAAGGCCGACATAAAGCCTACTTTGAAAAAGGCCGATCTTGATGTCAAAGAAACAGGTTAGATCCCTCTACACATCTATGAACACTGATACTTAAATGTGTCAAATAAATCATAAACATATTCTTGTAGTTAAAGTAGGTTTCACAAGGCTCCCATGCTTATCAtacaaaatattatgttgaagtTATGTAGAATTAATTATTAGCCTGATCCTCTGCATCGTCACAACTTTTTTGGGCTTCTAGACGATCCACCTAGAACAATACTTGTCCAGACAAAGGAAGACAAAGAGATCAAACTTCCAAAAGAGAAGGCACCTTATGTTGTTAAGAAAGAAGGTATAGTTTGCCACATTTTTGAGTATATTGCTGGTTTCTCGTAAAACAAAATGGCCTTACTATTGAACATAGTACAGTATGCGAAACAAGTATGTTTTAACGACTTAGCTTGCTTGATGACTAGCACCGTCTGAGACATAATCAAAAAATAAAAACCAGTAttaaaaaagcttttaaaaaacTATATAAATCATACCCAACATACCATAGGCCTATGCCGTACTTTACTATAAAGCAGTTTATATTGTAAAGTATAAGCAGTGCCTTGAACGTTGGCTTTTTGATGTCCATTTGATGTTTTTAGCATAGAAACCTGCAATCAACATCTACTATGTACTCTGACAGTGCCTCTTCTGTTATTTCACTCAATCTTCTGATGATACTGAAATTAACAACCAGGCCTAATTAACAACGTTAGTTTTTCTGTATCATAATCTGCGTAATTTTTTTTTGAGCTTTACACTTGAAAATAATTTGCCTTTTAAATGCAAGTGATTTCAATTTGACAAACTGAAATTTCCTTAATTGCTGAAATAATACTATTAATATTAAATAGGTGCAACTAAAATGGCAGTAGTGAAAGAGGCgaaggaaaaaaagacagaTTGCAAAAAACATTAATCCCAAAAAATTGTGGATTGTTGATTTGACTATTAACCCgttaaaaatattattatatatgataTGCATGTAAATGTATGTCTATTTTCCTATAAGCTAAGGCTACAAACCCTACTTTAGATTCCTCTGAAAAAATAGATATTTTGAGTGGAAAATATGGATTCCAATGTTTTAAAATTTTACTTTTACTGTTACTGTTTAGAAGCAGAAATCGTTAAAGAAAGGACCAAAGCTTCTCCTGCAAAGAAAGGTATCAAATTCCTACAATTTTCCTGTATTCCTTGTAATGTTATGTCACTTGTCACTTATGCAGTATTTGTGGTATTTTCTTTTACTTATAATAGAAGTTGAAGTTGACAAAAAGGCCAAACCTTCTCTAGCTAAGAAAGGTATACAACTGTTTTACTTTTTTATGtgatttaaatgtaaattaatttaATTTGAAATCAAATTCAAATGATCATTTTGTTTAGATACGGAACCTGCAGAACCAACTAAAGTTCCCAAACCAACTCCTCCAAAGAAGGGTAAGAAGGATTTATTTAGACAATATACGATTTTAATTTTATGGATGTGAATGGTGATGACACAGCAAAAAAGTTATTTATTGTGTAAAGAATAGTCTGATGTAAAACCAAATTTGTCTCATCCAGAAACTGAAATTATCAAAGAAAAGACTTTATAAACTTTAAAAAAGAAATTCACAATTCCATTCTGCTGtacacatttatgtatttcaAATCTTGTTTCACTTACAGTCATAATTTTATTTAGAGGTTAAAGCTGTGAGATTAATAACATTCAAGTTGGCTATAATATGTGACAGAAGATGTAACACTtttatcattttattttatgaACTAGAAGCAGAACCTCCAAAAGAGAAGGCCAAGAAGGCAGGTCCTTCTATAAAaggtacacattcacacatttatTTAGTCCTTCAATTTAACCAATGTAGGCTTTCAAACAGCAAACAAACAACCCTTGATCCTATTCAATATCGAAATATACTGCCTTTGGTAACATGAATGTTTGGTGTTGCAGAGACTGCTGCTTCTAAAGAGAAGACCAAGACAGTTGTTGAAAAGAAAGGTAAGACCTTTTAAATTTCACATGTATCGATTAATCATTTTGCAATCTCAGTGCATCACATCAAATCTACTATTCAACGTGCATCTACCATTAGTCCAGTGGTAATGGTTGAGCTTACACATTTGTATGTTATTTTGACAGAGCAAGAGGGCACCCACAAGAATGCTTCTCTTACCAAGGAGAGGGTGAAAGTAGTGCCAATGAATAAAGGTATTCCTTTTTCTTCCCGCTCATAATACCTAACATGTTGAAAGTGATGTCAGTTACTGTTAAAAGTTACTATTAATTGCTGTAGAATACATATACAATGTAGACTAGAGTAAAGTAGGCAGACGTACTAGAGCAGTTGCTATGGTAGCCATTGCTTTGTATCTCTACATTGGCAAACTTGAACAATTTCACTGAACATGTTTTTGGCTGAAGAAACATTGTAACATTTATCCGTCTTAGATCTTGAAGTTACTAAAGAGAGGCCAAAACCAACTACAATGAAGACAGGTATAGTAGAGTATACTgtttacatttaaatatttgtatgtttatttttGCTGAAGGAGGCATTAaagcatactgtactgtatatcctTGTAGAAGCTGTCACATCAAAGGAAAAATTAAG
The Osmerus mordax isolate fOsmMor3 chromosome 9, fOsmMor3.pri, whole genome shotgun sequence genome window above contains:
- the si:ch211-266g18.10 gene encoding axoneme-associated protein mst101(2) isoform X3, which produces MEAAAPQADGHTRETEHMSSPPKAPGFWLLRTLSFSVELLVALAFLLCWIGAGVMMFEIVEYKGVTDIQEIVMDPMKAINEAVDDISNLFNGAQELVPELDPMTAINFATEEITDAKEEFVSYLSDEEGNFYLSYIDPVIIGRGAFEATNDLMCEAGSAIQDTLCAVFDTILDLLKGKYDLSYIDPVVIGRGVFEVINGFMCKVTDAIQDILCSVLDTFLDTVKAALQWVGFNPMIIVETVSEWMSPLWAYLWNLLQGILDVKFSPMTVLTRTVDIIIEQKNILVDYLSHLLMGDQGVIPDISFDPMQVVTDAMVEITDKRNTFLAYLSNMIMDDKGESTPSEIHLIRRKGEFLPPLEKVLRESTERRAKQEVEEVLKDLRAAQVRKLERVQRRKENEEKKEKPVKLERKSEKEKEEELSEEKIEEAKTSVKKAEKLQPKDELLKKSAEEIKAVNETGPLRRRFAHQTKITATEPKMTVKELKDVKAYKTESDKKEVKSEMEAIKIDEEVKPEKKVFGKKVVKAKKEVEAKVTSEKIEAHKKETKADKKEVKPEKEAIKTDKEVKAEKEMVDKKEVKAEKEVEAKVTSEKIEAHKKETKADKKEVKPEKEAIKTDEEVKPEKKVFGKKVVKAEKEVEAKVTSEKIEAHKKETKADKKEVKSETEAIKTDKEVKAEKKVFGKKVVKAEKKVEAKVTSEKIEAHKKETMADKKEVKPEKEAIKTDEEVKPEKKVFGKKVVKAEKEVEAKVTSEKIEAHKKETKADKKEVKPEKEAIKTEEEVKPEKKVVDKKEVKAEKEVEAKVTSEKIEAHKKETKADKKEVKSETEAIKTDKEVKAEKKVFGKKVVKAEKEVEAKVTSEKKEAHKKEIEAEKKEMKPEKEAIKTEDEVKAEKKVVDKKVVKAEKEVEAKVTSEKIEAHKKETMADKKEVKPEKEAIKTDEEVKPEKKVFGKKVVKAEKEVEAKVTSEKIEAHKKETKADKKEVKPEKEAIKTEEEVNPEKKVVDKKEVKAEKEVEAKVTSEKIEAHKKETKADKKEVKHEKEAIKTDKEVKAEKKVVDKKEVKAEKEVEAKVTSEKIEAHKKETMADKKEVKSETEAIKTDEEVKAEKKVFGKKVVKAEKEVEAKVTSEKIEAHKKETMADKKEVKPEKEAIKTDEEVKPEKKVFGKKVVKAEKEVEAKVTSEKIEAHKKETKADKKEVKPEKEAIKTDEEVKPEKKVFGKKVVKAEKEAEAKVTSEKIEADKKETKADKKEVKPEKEAIKTDKEVKAEKKVVDKKVVKAEKEVEAKVTSEKIEAHKKETKADKKEVKPEKEAIKTDKDLKAEKKVVDKKEVKAEKEVEAKVTSEKIEAHKKETKADKKEVKPEKEAIKTDEEVKPEKKVFGKKVVKAEKEVEAKVTSEKIEAHKKEIKADKKEVKPEKEAIKTDKDLKAEKKVVDKKEVKAEKEVEAKVTSEKIEAHKKETKADKKEVKPEKEAIKTDEEVKPEKKVFGKKVVKAEKEVEAKVTSEKIEAHKKETKADKKEVKPEKEAIKTDKEVKAEKKVVDKKEVKAEKEVEAIKESKSIKVVKPKVTAEKKEGDKREVKADKKPVKAEKEVMPKKKQADQKEVKVEMKEVRAEKEGKVPKGSKADIKPTLKKADLDVKETEAEIVKERTKASPAKKEVEVDKKAKPSLAKKDTEPAEPTKVPKPTPPKKAEPPKEKAKKAGPSIKETAASKEKTKTVVEKKEQEGTHKNASLTKERVKVVPMNKDLEVTKERPKPTTMKTEAVTSKEKLRSAASIKEAGVSHRNVSLTKERVKVVPREAEAPKQKTKPAAPEKETLLKEKTKTSSSKKVLEVPKEKVKTAPVKKEPEVLKEKAVKEEQDVAKEKAKPAPAKKEPDAPKSKTKQESVKKESETLRREEKEKAKTAIKKDTAKTKTRSKTRVPMKKEAEFSHRNISLTKERVKVVALKKVVLEPEATKDKAKPTALKKEPTAKKEKAKSVFVKKDPEATKVVKSAPAEKGTFSHLAAIKPKERVVPPVLRKADISRQKVKSVARKKEPEAQKEKSKSTATKKEPVTMKELKAANIKKGDTKENVKPTSTVTERDVPEKAKTNTVKKVTEDRVLKEKQRLEPAKKGISHIADPVESDNLSTEDEMPYFQCFFVDEDDVQYPFYPFSPLQM